Proteins encoded together in one Kitasatospora albolonga window:
- a CDS encoding FAD-binding oxidoreductase produces MAEQHRPHTGPSPAFVAALRSAVRGESDFGAAARALTTMDASNYRRVPLGVLAPRDADDIAAALTVCQEYGVPVVPRGGGTSIAGQVTGTGLVLDLTRHLNAILAVDPAARTATVQPGVVLDDLRAAAAPHGLTFGPDPSTHSRCTLGGMIGNNSCGAHSVAWGTTADNVRALEVVRYGGEALRLEQVPRHAGRERGPDGVRGTSPHGPHGPHNPHGPHGVRELIDAHLALLRTGYPGLPRRISGYALDALLPEHPGGPDPVRAFCGSEGTLAVVTEATVRLVEAPRARALAVLGYADEAAAAEAAPGLLPYRPLTVEGMAADLVREPAGLPRGAAWLFVETGGATPAEARAHAEHVLRAADAVDGAVVTDPAGQRALWRIREDAAGTATRMPDGSEAWPGWEDCAVPPARLGPYLRDFRALLAQHGLRGTPYGHFGDGCIHVRIDFDLLTPAGVSGFRRFSEELADLVVAHGGSLSGEHGDGQARAELLPRMYGDELVALFGRFKDLWDPDGGLNPGILARPAPLDANLRFEVLPKRPVDVEFGYPQDGGDFAGAVRRCVGVAKCRTEQASGPGVMCPSFRATGEEAHSTRGRARLLHEMLAGEVITDGWRSTEVRDALDLCLSCKGCRSDCPVGVDMATYKAEFLHHHYRGRLRPAAHYAMGRLPQWLRLARPFARPLNSLARVRPLAALAKRLAGIAPERTIPVLATETYGRWLLARQGEGAEVFASDQVVHLWADTFTEYLSPQVGRAAVRVLEEATGRTVLPHPRGVCCGLTYVSTGQLDAARRVMRRTLDRLAPLPGHPVVVLEPSCAATLRTDLPELLPDDPRAAELARRVRTLAQYLEEYAPAWTPPRLDRPVVGQTHCHQHAVLGDAAERRLRERMGLTGELSGGCCGLAGNFGFEKGHWEVSVACAEEQLLPSVRESEPGAELLADGFSCRTQLDRLAGRRARHLAEVIAEGLSTEEEPGRTGGDGGARHDPNGRP; encoded by the coding sequence ATGGCCGAACAGCATCGCCCGCATACCGGACCGTCCCCCGCTTTCGTCGCGGCCCTCCGCTCCGCCGTGCGCGGTGAGAGCGACTTCGGGGCCGCCGCCCGGGCCCTGACGACGATGGACGCCTCCAACTACCGCCGCGTCCCGCTCGGGGTCCTCGCCCCGCGCGACGCCGACGACATCGCGGCCGCGCTGACGGTCTGCCAGGAGTACGGGGTCCCCGTCGTTCCGCGCGGCGGCGGTACCTCCATCGCGGGCCAGGTCACCGGCACCGGCCTCGTCCTCGACCTCACCCGCCACCTGAACGCGATCCTCGCCGTGGACCCGGCCGCCCGCACCGCCACCGTCCAGCCCGGCGTGGTCCTGGACGACCTGCGGGCCGCCGCCGCCCCGCACGGCCTGACCTTCGGCCCCGACCCGTCCACGCACAGCCGCTGCACCCTCGGCGGCATGATCGGCAACAACTCCTGCGGCGCGCACTCGGTGGCCTGGGGCACGACGGCGGACAACGTGCGGGCGCTGGAGGTGGTGCGGTACGGGGGTGAGGCGCTGCGCCTGGAACAGGTGCCCCGGCACGCGGGAAGGGAGCGCGGCCCCGACGGCGTACGCGGAACATCACCCCACGGCCCCCACGGACCCCACAACCCCCATGGCCCCCACGGCGTACGCGAACTGATCGACGCCCACCTCGCCCTCCTCCGCACCGGCTACCCCGGCCTCCCGCGCCGCATCTCCGGCTACGCGCTCGACGCCCTGCTCCCCGAGCACCCCGGCGGCCCCGACCCCGTACGGGCGTTCTGCGGCAGCGAAGGCACCCTCGCCGTGGTCACCGAGGCGACCGTGCGCCTGGTCGAGGCCCCGCGCGCCCGCGCCCTGGCCGTTCTCGGGTACGCCGACGAGGCGGCCGCCGCCGAGGCCGCCCCCGGCCTCCTCCCGTACCGCCCGCTCACCGTCGAGGGCATGGCCGCCGACCTCGTACGCGAACCGGCCGGGCTGCCGCGCGGGGCCGCCTGGCTCTTCGTCGAGACGGGCGGTGCGACCCCGGCCGAGGCCCGCGCCCACGCCGAGCACGTCCTGCGGGCGGCCGACGCGGTGGACGGGGCGGTCGTCACCGATCCGGCCGGGCAGCGGGCCCTGTGGCGCATCCGTGAGGACGCCGCCGGGACCGCGACCCGGATGCCCGACGGCAGTGAGGCGTGGCCCGGCTGGGAGGACTGCGCGGTGCCGCCCGCCCGGCTCGGCCCCTACCTCCGCGACTTCCGCGCCCTGCTCGCTCAGCACGGCCTGCGCGGAACGCCGTACGGCCACTTCGGGGACGGCTGCATTCACGTACGCATCGACTTCGACCTGCTGACCCCGGCAGGTGTGTCAGGGTTCCGGCGCTTCTCCGAAGAGCTGGCCGATCTCGTCGTCGCGCACGGCGGCTCCCTCAGCGGCGAGCACGGCGACGGACAGGCGCGCGCGGAGCTGCTGCCCCGGATGTACGGGGACGAACTCGTCGCTCTCTTCGGCCGGTTCAAGGACCTGTGGGACCCGGACGGCGGCCTGAACCCCGGCATCCTCGCCCGCCCGGCCCCGCTGGACGCCAACCTCCGCTTCGAGGTGCTCCCGAAGCGCCCGGTGGACGTGGAGTTCGGCTACCCGCAGGACGGCGGCGACTTCGCGGGCGCGGTGCGGCGGTGCGTGGGCGTCGCCAAGTGCCGTACGGAACAGGCGAGTGGACCGGGCGTGATGTGCCCCTCCTTCCGGGCGACGGGCGAGGAGGCGCACTCCACACGGGGGAGGGCCCGGTTGCTGCACGAGATGCTGGCCGGGGAGGTGATCACGGACGGCTGGCGGAGTACGGAGGTACGGGACGCGCTCGACCTCTGCCTCTCCTGCAAGGGGTGCCGCAGCGACTGCCCGGTGGGTGTCGACATGGCCACGTACAAGGCGGAGTTCCTGCACCACCACTACCGGGGCCGCCTCCGCCCCGCCGCCCACTACGCGATGGGCCGCCTCCCGCAGTGGCTCCGCCTGGCCCGCCCCTTCGCCCGCCCCCTCAACTCCCTGGCCCGCGTACGCCCGTTGGCCGCGCTCGCGAAGCGGCTGGCGGGGATCGCGCCCGAGCGGACGATCCCGGTCCTGGCGACGGAGACGTACGGCAGGTGGCTGCTCGCCCGGCAGGGCGAGGGGGCGGAAGTGTTCGCCTCCGACCAGGTGGTGCACCTCTGGGCGGACACGTTCACCGAGTACCTGTCCCCGCAGGTGGGCCGGGCGGCGGTCCGGGTGCTGGAGGAGGCCACGGGCCGTACGGTGCTGCCGCATCCACGCGGCGTGTGCTGCGGCCTCACCTACGTCTCCACCGGGCAGCTCGACGCCGCCCGCCGGGTGATGCGCCGCACCCTCGACCGGCTCGCCCCGCTCCCCGGCCACCCAGTGGTCGTCCTCGAACCGAGCTGCGCCGCCACCCTCCGTACCGACCTTCCCGAACTCCTCCCCGACGACCCACGAGCCGCCGAACTGGCGCGAAGAGTAAGGACCTTGGCGCAGTACCTGGAGGAGTACGCCCCCGCCTGGACCCCGCCCCGCCTGGACCGCCCGGTCGTCGGCCAGACCCACTGCCACCAGCACGCGGTCCTCGGGGACGCGGCGGAACGGCGGCTGCGGGAGCGGATGGGGCTGACCGGTGAACTCAGCGGCGGGTGCTGTGGTCTGGCCGGGAACTTCGGCTTCGAGAAGGGCCACTGGGAGGTGTCCGTTGCGTGTGCGGAGGAGCAACTGCTCCCGTCCGTAAGGGAGTCGGAGCCAGGGGCCGAACTCCTCGCGGACGGGTTCTCCTGCCGTACGCAACTGGACCGGCTGGCCGGGCGCCGCGCCCGGCACCTGGCGGAGGTGATCGCGGAGGGCCTGTCGACGGAGGAGGAGCCGGGGCGCACGGGCGGTGACGGGGGAGCCCGGCATGATCCAAACGGGAGGCCCTAG
- a CDS encoding LysR family transcriptional regulator translates to MRAFLAVAEEANVTRAAARLGLSQPAVSRTLAALERHLGIRLVDRSTHHLALTPEGAAFRDKAATAVAAFDEALDTGRLRHWPLRLGHAWSAFGPYTTPLLRTWQERHPDTPLELLRIDDRTAGLTRGEVDAALLRGPVRAPGLVTEVLFTEARVAAVTADGPLASRTSLRLADLAGGPVVLNPVSGSTTPELWPPHARPAATLTVANTDDWLTAIAAGRGSGVSAASTVAMHPHPGVVYLPLDDAPGIPVLLARRDGPGHPALPELAALAREIVARG, encoded by the coding sequence CTGCGGGCCTTCCTCGCCGTCGCCGAGGAAGCCAACGTCACCCGGGCCGCCGCGCGGCTCGGGCTCAGTCAGCCCGCCGTCTCCCGTACCCTCGCCGCCCTGGAGCGCCACCTGGGCATCCGGCTCGTCGACCGGTCCACCCACCATCTCGCCCTGACCCCCGAGGGCGCTGCCTTCCGGGACAAGGCCGCCACCGCGGTCGCCGCCTTCGACGAGGCGCTCGACACCGGGCGGCTGCGCCACTGGCCCCTGCGGCTCGGGCACGCCTGGTCGGCCTTCGGCCCGTACACCACACCGCTCCTGCGGACCTGGCAGGAGCGCCACCCGGACACCCCGCTGGAGCTGCTCCGGATCGACGACCGCACCGCCGGGCTCACCCGGGGCGAGGTCGACGCGGCGCTGCTGCGCGGGCCGGTCCGGGCGCCGGGGCTCGTCACCGAGGTGCTGTTCACCGAGGCGCGGGTGGCCGCGGTGACCGCGGACGGGCCGCTGGCCTCCCGTACGTCGCTCCGCCTCGCCGACCTCGCGGGTGGCCCCGTCGTCCTGAACCCCGTCTCCGGCAGCACCACCCCCGAGCTCTGGCCGCCGCACGCCCGGCCCGCCGCCACACTCACCGTCGCCAACACCGACGACTGGCTCACCGCCATCGCCGCCGGGCGCGGCAGCGGTGTCTCGGCCGCCTCCACCGTCGCCATGCACCCGCACCCGGGGGTCGTCTATCTGCCGCTCGACGACGCCCCGGGCATCCCGGTCCTCCTCGCCCGCCGCGACGGACCGGGCCACCCCGCCCTGCCGGAACTGGCCGCGCTGGCCCGGGAGATCGTCGCGCGGGGGTGA